The following are encoded together in the Roseovarius sp. EL26 genome:
- a CDS encoding MerR family DNA-binding transcriptional regulator → MTDNVMTIRQMCDAFDVTPRTLRFYESKELLSPIREGQKRLFTKRDRARLKLILQGKRFGFTLEEIRQLLDLYSKEDQQLTQITQTYDIAVQRLRDLEEQRDTLNEAIADLRAQLKWGDNMLSSLRADAAE, encoded by the coding sequence ATGACCGACAATGTAATGACAATCAGGCAAATGTGCGATGCGTTCGATGTGACGCCTCGTACCCTTCGTTTTTACGAATCGAAGGAGCTTCTTTCGCCAATTCGCGAGGGGCAAAAGCGCCTGTTTACAAAACGTGACCGCGCCCGCCTTAAGTTGATTTTGCAAGGCAAGCGTTTTGGTTTCACGCTGGAAGAGATTCGCCAGCTTCTGGATCTCTACAGCAAAGAAGACCAGCAACTGACACAAATTACCCAGACCTATGACATCGCTGTTCAGCGTCTCAGAGATCTGGAGGAACAGCGTGACACGCTGAATGAAGCCATTGCCGATCTGCGCGCGCAACTCAAGTGGGGGGACAATATGTTGTCTTCTTTGCGCGCAGACGCCGCTGAATAA
- a CDS encoding TetR/AcrR family transcriptional regulator gives MTDCTAPNSEKFQQIINAAVEEFQEKGFAAASMDRVSARAEVSKRTVYKYFESKENLFQSIVGVLSNRFADMMDIRYEQGRPIRDQLIDLAWVEGRLLMSPEVIAMARMVISEVLRNPALAEKTQGKMDKTRVFADMLRIATADGQMEVPNPDEAGVEFVGLIKAKAFWPVIFGAPIITEEEMTQIVESSVDMIMSRYKTS, from the coding sequence ATGACCGACTGCACAGCGCCAAATTCAGAGAAATTCCAGCAGATCATCAATGCTGCTGTAGAAGAGTTCCAGGAAAAGGGATTCGCCGCAGCCAGCATGGATAGGGTTTCAGCACGCGCAGAAGTTTCAAAGCGTACGGTGTATAAATACTTTGAAAGTAAAGAGAATCTCTTTCAATCCATCGTCGGCGTTTTGTCCAACCGTTTTGCCGACATGATGGATATTCGCTATGAGCAAGGTCGCCCTATCCGAGACCAGTTGATCGATTTAGCATGGGTTGAAGGCCGCCTTTTGATGTCACCCGAAGTCATCGCCATGGCGCGTATGGTGATCAGCGAGGTTTTGCGCAATCCGGCCTTAGCCGAGAAAACACAAGGCAAAATGGATAAAACCCGCGTCTTTGCCGACATGCTTCGGATTGCAACCGCAGACGGGCAAATGGAGGTTCCCAATCCGGACGAGGCCGGCGTTGAATTTGTTGGTCTGATCAAAGCCAAGGCCTTTTGGCCCGTGATCTTTGGCGCCCCGATCATAACCGAAGAGGAAATGACCCAAATCGTAGAAAGTAGTGTCGACATGATCATGAGCCGCTACAAAACGAGTTGA
- the gyrB gene encoding DNA topoisomerase (ATP-hydrolyzing) subunit B, with translation MSEAVPTPEEYGADSIKVLKGLEAVRKRPGMYIGDTDDGSGLHHMVYEVVDNGIDEALAGHADAVTVTIHADSSVSVSDNGRGIPVDIHEEEGVSAAEVIMTQLHAGGKFDSNSYKVSGGLHGVGVSVVNALSDWLELRIWRNGKEHYARFEGGDTVESLRVVGDADGRKGTEVRFMASTDTFSNLEYSFETLEKRLRELAFLNSGVRIILTDERPAEHLKNELHYDGGVKEFVKYLDRHKTAAMPDPIFITGEKDDIGVEVAMWWNDSYHETVLPFTNNIPQRDGGTHMAGFRGALTRTINNYAQTSGIAKKEKISFTGDDAREGLTCVLSVKVPDPKFSSQTKDKLVSSEVRPAVEGLVNEKLSEWFEENPNEAKVIVGKIIEAALAREAARKARELTRRKTAMDVNYLAGKLKDCSEKDPSKTEVFLVEGDSAGGSAQTGRDRSTQAVLPLRGKILNVERARFDRMLGSQEIGNLVMALGTGIGRDEFNIEKLRYHKIVIMTDADVDGAHIRTLLLTFFYRQMPELIEGGYLYIAQPPLFKVARGKSEVYLKDQAALEDYLIAQGSDDAVLRLGSGEEIVGQDLLRVVEEARQIKRIVEAFPTHYPRHILEQAAISGAFSPGQVDADLQGVADAVATRLDLIAAEYERGWSGRPTQDHGIRLTRMVRGVEEVRTLDGTALRSAEARKLGQMTDALHEVYNLPSTLVRKDRNQSIHGPLGLLDAILKEGEKGLSLQRYKGLGEMNPGQLWETTLDPEARTLLQVKIDDVAEADDLFTKLMGDVVEPRREFIQKNALSVENLDF, from the coding sequence ATGTCTGAAGCAGTCCCGACGCCAGAAGAATATGGCGCCGATTCCATTAAAGTTCTCAAAGGCTTGGAAGCGGTTCGCAAACGTCCCGGCATGTACATCGGTGATACCGATGATGGGTCGGGCTTGCATCATATGGTGTATGAAGTCGTGGACAACGGTATTGATGAGGCTTTGGCCGGTCATGCGGATGCTGTGACCGTCACAATCCATGCGGATTCTTCCGTTTCTGTCAGCGATAATGGCCGTGGTATTCCCGTCGATATACACGAGGAAGAGGGCGTTTCAGCCGCTGAGGTTATCATGACCCAGCTGCACGCTGGCGGTAAGTTTGATAGCAACTCTTACAAAGTTTCGGGTGGTCTGCACGGTGTGGGCGTCTCCGTGGTGAATGCGCTGTCTGATTGGCTGGAGCTGCGCATCTGGCGTAATGGCAAGGAGCACTACGCGCGGTTTGAAGGTGGGGATACCGTCGAATCTTTGCGTGTTGTCGGCGATGCTGATGGTCGTAAAGGCACTGAAGTGCGCTTCATGGCCTCAACCGATACGTTTTCCAACCTCGAGTATAGCTTTGAAACTCTGGAAAAACGCCTGCGCGAATTGGCTTTCTTGAATTCCGGTGTTCGGATTATTTTGACGGATGAGCGTCCCGCAGAGCATCTGAAAAATGAATTGCATTACGATGGTGGTGTGAAGGAATTCGTCAAGTATCTAGATCGTCACAAAACAGCAGCGATGCCGGATCCGATTTTTATCACTGGTGAGAAAGATGACATCGGGGTCGAAGTCGCGATGTGGTGGAATGACAGCTATCACGAAACGGTATTGCCTTTCACCAACAACATCCCGCAGCGTGACGGCGGCACCCACATGGCGGGATTTCGCGGCGCGCTGACCCGCACTATCAACAACTATGCCCAAACCAGCGGTATTGCGAAAAAAGAAAAGATTAGCTTCACCGGTGATGATGCCCGAGAGGGCCTGACTTGCGTGCTGTCTGTCAAAGTGCCAGATCCTAAGTTTTCCAGTCAGACCAAAGACAAACTGGTCAGCTCTGAAGTGCGCCCGGCCGTCGAAGGTTTGGTCAATGAAAAGTTGTCTGAATGGTTCGAGGAAAACCCGAACGAGGCTAAGGTCATTGTGGGCAAGATCATCGAGGCCGCGCTGGCACGTGAAGCCGCACGTAAGGCGCGTGAACTGACCCGCCGCAAAACCGCGATGGACGTGAATTATCTGGCTGGTAAGCTCAAAGATTGCTCAGAAAAAGACCCGTCCAAGACCGAAGTCTTCCTCGTGGAGGGTGACTCTGCTGGTGGTTCGGCCCAGACGGGGCGTGATCGTTCAACTCAGGCCGTGCTGCCGTTGCGTGGTAAAATTCTGAACGTCGAGCGTGCCCGATTTGATCGAATGCTCGGCAGTCAGGAAATTGGCAACTTGGTCATGGCGCTGGGCACTGGGATTGGCCGGGATGAGTTCAATATTGAAAAACTGCGCTACCACAAGATTGTCATCATGACCGATGCGGATGTTGATGGTGCGCACATTCGAACGCTGCTGCTGACATTCTTCTATCGTCAGATGCCTGAGCTGATCGAAGGTGGATATCTTTATATCGCTCAACCACCGTTGTTCAAAGTCGCGCGTGGCAAATCTGAGGTGTACCTGAAAGATCAGGCCGCGCTTGAGGATTATCTGATCGCGCAGGGCAGTGATGATGCGGTGTTGCGCCTTGGTTCAGGCGAGGAAATTGTTGGCCAGGATCTGCTGCGCGTCGTCGAGGAGGCTCGTCAAATCAAGCGAATTGTCGAAGCATTCCCAACGCATTACCCGCGTCACATTTTGGAGCAAGCTGCGATTTCCGGTGCATTTTCACCTGGTCAGGTCGATGCTGATTTGCAAGGTGTTGCCGATGCCGTTGCCACTCGTCTTGATCTCATCGCTGCGGAGTACGAGCGAGGCTGGAGTGGGCGGCCGACACAGGATCATGGCATTCGCTTGACCCGTATGGTGCGCGGTGTTGAAGAAGTGCGCACGCTTGACGGAACGGCACTGCGTTCGGCTGAAGCTCGTAAATTGGGCCAGATGACTGATGCTTTGCATGAGGTTTATAACCTGCCATCCACTTTGGTGCGCAAGGATCGTAACCAAAGCATTCATGGGCCGCTGGGTTTACTGGACGCGATCTTGAAAGAAGGCGAAAAAGGTCTCTCCTTGCAGCGCTACAAAGGTTTGGGTGAAATGAACCCCGGCCAGTTGTGGGAAACCACATTGGACCCCGAGGCGCGGACTTTGCTGCAGGTTAAAATCGACGATGTGGCCGAGGCAGATGACCTCTTTACCAAACTGATGGGTGATGTGGTCGAACCGCGCCGCGAATTTATCCAGAAGAATGCTCTCAGCGTTGAAAATCTGGATTTCTAA
- a CDS encoding multiheme c-type cytochrome has product MIFLASPLYAQSPTYVGSQNCTDCHAEETEAWATSHHAKAWMEPTPSSVLGDFNDARFDHDDMQVSFTKEGDDYIITVTETDGKTTTYPVHSVAGIAPLQQYLLETEDGRQQSFDVTWDDVEKRWYHLYPDQDLPPDDGLHWSGPYKTWNARCAECHATDYQRNYIADTRSYQSAQAEIGVGCEACHGPASEHLKWANNATKRADLDAQDLDAYGFAFSFDSDNPETGIQQCAGCHSRREALTNGNPIPGTPFHDTYRLALLRPGLYHPDGQILDEVYVYGSFLQSKMYARGVGCMNCHDPHKAEIKIEGNALCTQCHSEAGNTDFPTLTLKNYDTPEHHKHLQNSDGAQCNSCHMIERIYMGIDGRRDHSFRIPRPDLHDQTGAPDACTDCHADRTPDWAAQTISDWYPDSRHRTPHYGTVFAQAQVSPELTGQDLQALALDPEQAGIVRATALYLLQPVADQGVTTIMASLLNDPDPLVRESAAQLQSSAAPEARVARLLPLLEDPRRAVRSAAAKQLLNVSPALMQSTERKALSQGMAEWQNSMSTRLDFPETHLVLGGMALTMRNAAAATQAFGEVVRLDPQRAEAWPMLVRLAHISGGVNDALAIVEEALTYLPDDPTLRGMRDELAQ; this is encoded by the coding sequence ATGATCTTTCTTGCAAGCCCGTTATACGCGCAGAGCCCAACTTATGTCGGATCTCAAAACTGTACGGACTGTCATGCTGAGGAGACAGAAGCCTGGGCCACATCGCACCATGCCAAGGCCTGGATGGAACCCACCCCAAGTAGTGTTTTAGGCGATTTCAACGATGCACGGTTTGATCATGATGACATGCAGGTTTCATTCACAAAAGAGGGTGATGATTACATCATCACAGTAACTGAAACAGACGGTAAAACCACCACATACCCGGTCCATTCTGTTGCTGGGATTGCCCCCCTACAACAGTACCTTCTGGAAACGGAAGACGGACGTCAGCAAAGTTTCGATGTCACTTGGGATGACGTCGAAAAACGCTGGTATCATCTTTACCCAGATCAAGACCTGCCTCCGGATGATGGATTGCATTGGAGCGGCCCATATAAAACTTGGAACGCCCGTTGCGCCGAATGTCACGCCACAGATTACCAACGCAACTACATTGCTGACACGCGTAGCTACCAATCGGCCCAAGCTGAGATAGGTGTCGGATGCGAGGCCTGTCATGGACCAGCATCCGAACACTTGAAATGGGCCAATAACGCTACAAAGCGAGCAGATCTTGATGCCCAAGATCTGGATGCCTACGGCTTTGCGTTTTCATTTGACAGCGACAATCCAGAAACTGGAATCCAACAATGCGCCGGCTGCCATTCTCGACGCGAGGCATTGACCAATGGCAATCCCATCCCAGGCACACCTTTCCATGACACCTATAGATTGGCCCTCTTGCGCCCCGGTCTCTATCATCCGGATGGTCAGATACTCGACGAAGTCTACGTCTACGGCTCTTTTCTTCAGTCCAAGATGTACGCGCGTGGCGTGGGGTGCATGAACTGTCATGATCCCCATAAGGCCGAAATCAAAATTGAAGGCAACGCTCTTTGCACTCAATGCCATTCTGAGGCGGGCAACACCGACTTCCCAACACTCACATTGAAAAATTACGACACGCCCGAACACCACAAACACCTGCAAAACAGTGATGGCGCTCAATGCAATAGCTGCCACATGATCGAACGCATTTATATGGGCATTGATGGGCGGCGTGATCACTCCTTCCGCATCCCCCGCCCTGATTTGCATGACCAAACTGGCGCACCAGATGCCTGCACTGATTGCCACGCAGACCGAACCCCGGATTGGGCCGCGCAGACTATTTCTGATTGGTACCCCGATTCACGACATCGCACACCACACTATGGAACAGTCTTTGCACAGGCACAGGTAAGCCCAGAATTGACAGGGCAAGACTTACAAGCACTGGCACTTGATCCTGAGCAGGCCGGTATCGTTCGTGCGACGGCACTCTATCTATTGCAACCTGTTGCAGACCAAGGTGTGACGACAATCATGGCCTCACTACTCAACGACCCGGATCCGCTGGTCCGTGAAAGCGCGGCGCAATTGCAAAGCAGCGCAGCCCCAGAGGCAAGAGTGGCACGCCTTCTGCCTTTGCTAGAAGACCCACGCCGCGCGGTACGATCTGCCGCTGCAAAGCAGCTTTTGAATGTATCGCCAGCCTTAATGCAATCGACCGAACGGAAAGCCCTCAGTCAGGGCATGGCTGAATGGCAGAATTCCATGTCCACTCGCCTGGATTTCCCAGAAACTCATCTTGTTCTTGGCGGCATGGCCTTGACGATGCGCAACGCCGCCGCAGCGACACAAGCCTTCGGCGAAGTTGTACGGTTAGATCCGCAACGCGCCGAAGCCTGGCCGATGCTGGTGCGGCTGGCGCATATCAGTGGCGGCGTGAACGACGCGCTGGCGATTGTTGAAGAAGCCCTAACATATTTACCCGATGACCCCACATTGCGCGGGATGAGGGATGAGCTTGCTCAATAA
- a CDS encoding xanthine dehydrogenase family protein molybdopterin-binding subunit: MTLQTTRRNFLKGGAATAAVLIIGSRPDGVVAAASGNPLMFNPFVKIDANGTVTAIVKHFEMGQGPTTGLSTLIAEEIGLRIDQIDYEYAPSNPKVYNNLAFGPFQGTGGSTAMANSFVQYRTAGAAAREMLITAAAQSLGVKASELNIEDGMIIGAGQSAPLGEFVAAATQLEAPTAPRLKDPSEFRLIGNLDVRRLDSAIKGNGTAQFAIDVHLPNQMVTMIARPEQRGGLAKGFDDSASKEVKGYIMSAVLPNNAGVAVYAENTWAAMQARDALEVEWDLSGAETRGSDQIKAEILSALDADPQFNVNNSDLSVTQDALDGATQVVEKTFYFPLLAHAPMEPLNCTIEPTEDGGVILHDGAQMPTGPHFALSQILGLPMDKIQINTMLAGGSFGRRATPDADYQSEAALAFAMTDQSRPVKLVWAREDDLRSGYYRPAFGHKVRVGLDAGGAIVGWDHRIAGQSIMKGTPFEAMVVHDGVDHSSVEGTADTAYQIPNGFFGLTDTPKATTTLWWRSVGHTHTAYVMEVMMDMAAKAAGQDPVAFRINYLSGDTEDQKRLVGVLKLAAEQAGWGNAPEGRAQGVAVHKSFGSYVAEVVEISGTAEGGVKIENVTCAVDCGLAVNPDVIKAQMEGGIGYGIGHVMRDQITLTGGAVDQYNFPDYEPLRISDIAAIDVHIVPSAAAPTGVGEPGVPPAAPALANAIAAASGELPVSVMPMADNGVEFA, encoded by the coding sequence ATGACTTTACAAACAACCCGTCGGAACTTCCTTAAAGGTGGCGCTGCAACGGCCGCCGTGTTGATCATTGGTTCGCGGCCTGATGGAGTTGTCGCGGCGGCCTCTGGCAATCCCTTGATGTTCAATCCGTTCGTCAAGATTGACGCTAACGGTACAGTGACTGCGATTGTGAAGCACTTTGAAATGGGGCAAGGGCCAACCACAGGCCTGTCCACATTGATTGCCGAGGAAATCGGTTTGCGGATCGATCAGATTGACTATGAATACGCGCCGTCCAACCCCAAGGTGTACAATAACCTCGCCTTTGGCCCGTTTCAGGGGACTGGTGGATCGACTGCGATGGCAAACTCATTCGTACAATACCGCACCGCTGGTGCCGCGGCGCGTGAGATGCTGATCACTGCTGCGGCGCAATCGCTGGGCGTTAAGGCATCTGAGTTGAACATCGAGGACGGTATGATCATCGGTGCTGGTCAATCTGCACCTCTTGGTGAGTTTGTCGCGGCTGCGACGCAGTTGGAAGCGCCAACCGCGCCACGTCTCAAGGACCCGTCAGAGTTCCGCCTAATTGGCAATTTGGATGTGCGCCGCTTGGATAGTGCCATCAAAGGCAACGGCACCGCGCAGTTCGCGATAGATGTGCATCTACCGAACCAGATGGTCACTATGATTGCCCGCCCAGAGCAGCGCGGAGGTTTGGCTAAGGGTTTTGACGATAGCGCCTCAAAAGAGGTGAAAGGTTACATCATGTCAGCCGTTCTTCCCAACAACGCCGGAGTTGCAGTTTATGCCGAGAACACTTGGGCTGCGATGCAGGCGCGAGACGCGCTAGAGGTCGAATGGGATTTATCTGGTGCTGAAACGCGCGGTTCCGATCAAATTAAAGCCGAGATCTTGTCTGCCTTAGATGCTGATCCGCAGTTTAACGTGAACAACAGCGATCTTTCTGTCACGCAGGATGCATTAGATGGCGCGACTCAGGTAGTTGAGAAAACGTTCTATTTTCCTTTGCTGGCGCATGCTCCGATGGAACCTCTTAATTGCACGATTGAACCCACGGAAGACGGGGGTGTCATTTTGCATGACGGGGCGCAGATGCCGACGGGGCCTCACTTTGCCTTGTCGCAGATCCTAGGTCTTCCAATGGATAAAATCCAGATTAACACTATGCTGGCAGGGGGCTCCTTTGGTCGTCGCGCTACACCAGATGCAGATTACCAATCTGAGGCGGCGTTGGCTTTTGCCATGACCGACCAGTCACGCCCGGTTAAGCTAGTCTGGGCACGCGAGGATGATTTACGCAGTGGTTATTATCGCCCGGCCTTTGGTCATAAGGTGCGTGTCGGTTTAGATGCAGGTGGTGCCATTGTCGGTTGGGACCACCGGATTGCCGGCCAGTCCATCATGAAAGGCACTCCGTTCGAAGCGATGGTGGTGCATGATGGTGTCGATCACAGCTCTGTTGAGGGAACGGCAGACACTGCGTATCAGATCCCTAATGGCTTCTTCGGTCTGACAGATACGCCAAAGGCAACGACGACGTTGTGGTGGCGCTCGGTGGGGCATACCCATACCGCCTATGTTATGGAGGTCATGATGGACATGGCGGCCAAGGCGGCGGGGCAGGATCCAGTGGCATTCCGTATTAATTATTTGAGCGGTGATACCGAGGACCAAAAACGCTTGGTCGGAGTACTGAAGTTGGCTGCGGAACAGGCGGGTTGGGGCAATGCACCTGAGGGGCGCGCACAGGGTGTCGCAGTGCATAAGTCCTTTGGGTCTTACGTGGCTGAGGTGGTTGAAATCTCAGGCACAGCAGAGGGTGGTGTCAAGATCGAGAATGTGACCTGTGCGGTTGATTGCGGTCTCGCGGTGAATCCCGATGTGATCAAAGCTCAGATGGAGGGTGGCATAGGTTACGGTATCGGTCACGTGATGCGTGATCAAATCACCCTAACGGGTGGTGCTGTAGATCAATACAATTTCCCAGATTATGAACCACTACGTATCAGTGACATTGCTGCAATTGATGTGCATATCGTGCCGTCGGCCGCAGCCCCAACCGGGGTTGGCGAACCTGGCGTGCCGCCAGCAGCTCCGGCATTGGCGAATGCGATCGCCGCCGCAAGCGGCGAATTGCCTGTAAGTGTAATGCCAATGGCTGATAACGGCGTAGAATTTGCATGA
- a CDS encoding (2Fe-2S)-binding protein has translation MTISLNLNGNTHDVDAEPGTPLLWVIRDELKMTGTKFGCGVASCGACTVHVDGEPVRSCQTYIEDVGEAEVTTIEAMSETDIGAAVQQAWVELDVVQCGYCQSGQIMSAVGLLKENPKPSVEDIDSYMHGNACRCATYQRIRAGVQRAAEILEA, from the coding sequence ATGACAATCTCTCTAAACCTAAACGGCAATACGCATGACGTCGATGCCGAGCCTGGGACTCCATTGCTATGGGTGATCCGGGATGAACTGAAAATGACCGGCACCAAGTTTGGCTGCGGCGTGGCCTCGTGCGGCGCATGTACTGTGCATGTCGATGGCGAGCCGGTGCGTTCATGCCAAACCTATATAGAAGATGTAGGCGAGGCTGAGGTTACGACAATTGAGGCCATGTCTGAAACTGATATCGGCGCAGCCGTACAACAGGCTTGGGTCGAGTTGGATGTTGTCCAATGCGGATATTGCCAGTCTGGTCAGATTATGTCGGCGGTTGGCTTGCTCAAGGAAAACCCCAAGCCGTCAGTCGAAGATATCGACAGCTATATGCACGGCAACGCCTGCCGTTGTGCCACTTACCAACGTATCCGTGCGGGTGTTCAACGTGCCGCAGAAATACTGGAGGCTTGA